In Gossypium arboreum isolate Shixiya-1 chromosome 6, ASM2569848v2, whole genome shotgun sequence, the following are encoded in one genomic region:
- the LOC108486716 gene encoding uncharacterized protein LOC108486716, producing MAKVSKVRKSDSCHKSVNPHLLPSCPKKTGKGYQKKKCSKDSEKKDWEAAKCSVCLEFPHNAVLLLCSSYDKGCRPYMCATSRRFSNCLEQYKKAYTKATSADNGSVDNANVGQPSEKMEVPELLCPLCRGQVKGWTVVEPVRKYLNRKKRACMQDKCSFVGTYKELKKHVRAKHPLARPRAVDPVLEEKWKKLENERERDDVISTIMSSTPGALVLGDYVIEPGYRGRIYRDESDSDDSFGNPFDDDFIRLDSSVHMHGRFMDYDLYEEDDFGMRRAFRAVPPVARTWPARLLGSVGLRRIPRVRGRNGGR from the coding sequence ATGGCCAAAGTTAGCAAAGTGCGAAAGTCTGACTCTTGCCATAAAAGTGTGAATCCTCACCTATTGCCATCTTGTCCTAAGAAGACTGGCAAAGGCTACCAAAAGAAGAAGTGTTCCAAAGATTCGGAGAAGAAAGATTGGGAAGCTGCAAAATGTTCAGTTTGTCTGGAGTTCCCGCACAATGCTGTCCTCCTCCTTTGTTCCTCTTATGATAAGGGTTGCCGCCCTTACATGTGTGCTACTAGCCGGCGCTTTTCCAATTGTCTTGAGCAATACAAGAAGGCATACACTAAGGCGACTTCAGCTGACAATGGGTCGGTGGATAATGCAAATGTGGGACAACCCTCTGAAAAGATGGAAGTACCAGAGCTTCTATGCCCGCTTTGTCGTGGTCAAGTGAAAGGTTGGACAGTGGTAGAACCTGTACGGAAATATCTCAATCGGAAAAAAAGGGCCTGCATGCAAGACAAGTGCTCTTTTGTTGGAACTTACAAGGAGCTTAAGAAACATGTTAGGGCAAAGCACCCATTAGCACGACCTCGAGCAGTGGACCCTGTACTTGAAGAAAAATGGAAAAAGCTTGAAAATGAGAGAGAGCGAGATGATGTGATCAGCACAATTATGTCATCAACGCCAGGGGCACTAGTCTTGGGTGATTACGTGATTGAGCCAGGCTATCGTGGTCGTATCTACAGAGATGAATCTGATTCAGATGACTCTTTTGGCAATccttttgatgatgattttattCGGCTAGACTCTTCTGTTCACATGCATGGTAGATTCATGGACTATGACCTATATGAAGAGGATGACTTTGGGATGCGCCGTGCTTTCCGTGCTGTTCCCCCAGTAGCTCGAACTTGGCCTGCTCGCTTGTTGGGTTCAGTGGGACTAAGGCGTATCCCCAGGGTCCGAGGACGTAATGGTGGCCGATAA